The following coding sequences are from one bacterium window:
- a CDS encoding P-II family nitrogen regulator, with protein MKKVEAIIKPFKLDAVKEALQQAGVMGLTVTEVKGFGRQKGHTELYRGAEYVVDFLPKLKLEVVVNDAEVAKVVQTLEQSAKTGQIGDGKIFVVPMEQVIRIRTGESGANAI; from the coding sequence ATGAAAAAAGTCGAAGCCATCATCAAACCCTTCAAGCTCGACGCGGTCAAAGAAGCCTTGCAGCAGGCCGGCGTCATGGGCCTCACCGTCACCGAGGTCAAGGGCTTCGGCCGCCAGAAGGGCCACACCGAGCTCTACCGAGGCGCCGAGTACGTCGTGGACTTCCTGCCCAAGCTGAAGCTCGAGGTCGTGGTCAACGACGCCGAGGTCGCCAAGGTGGTCCAAACGCTGGAGCAAAGCGCCAAGACCGGCCAGATCGGCGACGGCAAGATCTTCGTCGTGCCGATGGAGCAGGTCATCCGCATCCGGACCGGCGAATCCGGCGCCAACGCGATCTGA
- a CDS encoding patatin-like phospholipase family protein has protein sequence MVHAPPKLALVLSGGGARGAYEAGVLNYIRTMMPAPIKRRHFDVQCGASVGAINTCFMVATAHDYELQAKLLRELWQNVRDANIYRTNIKAVLGFVTKSSASVLWNFIRGSGKKALHFPGFLDTEPFLPFISTLFPWKMISKNIKAGLVQALSIVATNVFTGRMELFVQKHPDCEYHGDHVVHFTKIRPEHARASAAIPVIFPTVLIDGVAYTDGGLRLNTPLSPAIHLGADKILVIGLNHRAGPNEPAPMRGELGRQAALGQVLGRVMNSVFLDKIHYDMEQLHRVNKIIAWAEELYGKDFLKDVNKRIQRRGARGDLADRGLKKIEALRIRPSRDVAELFRECYRDADRKHLSTFEKFLIRFLDVDPESGVDFLSYISFTPAYLGRLLELGFEDGRRHHNELKAFLEE, from the coding sequence ATGGTCCATGCCCCACCCAAGCTGGCGCTGGTGCTCTCCGGCGGCGGCGCCCGAGGCGCCTACGAGGCCGGCGTGCTGAACTACATCCGGACGATGATGCCGGCCCCCATCAAGCGCCGCCACTTCGACGTCCAATGCGGCGCCTCGGTCGGCGCCATCAACACCTGCTTCATGGTGGCCACCGCCCACGATTACGAGCTCCAGGCCAAGCTGCTCCGCGAGCTCTGGCAGAACGTCCGCGACGCCAACATCTATCGCACCAACATCAAGGCGGTGCTGGGCTTCGTCACCAAGAGCTCGGCCAGCGTGCTCTGGAACTTCATTCGCGGCAGCGGAAAGAAGGCGCTCCATTTCCCGGGCTTCCTCGACACCGAGCCCTTCTTGCCTTTCATCTCGACTCTCTTCCCCTGGAAGATGATCAGCAAGAACATCAAAGCCGGCCTGGTCCAGGCCCTCTCGATCGTCGCGACCAACGTCTTCACCGGCCGGATGGAGCTCTTCGTCCAGAAGCATCCCGATTGCGAGTATCATGGCGACCACGTCGTTCACTTCACCAAGATTAGGCCGGAGCATGCCCGGGCCTCGGCCGCCATTCCGGTGATCTTCCCGACGGTGCTGATCGACGGCGTCGCCTACACCGACGGCGGCCTCCGCTTGAACACGCCGCTCTCGCCGGCCATCCATCTGGGCGCCGACAAGATCCTGGTCATCGGCCTCAACCACCGGGCCGGCCCCAACGAGCCCGCGCCGATGCGCGGCGAGCTCGGCCGCCAAGCCGCCCTCGGCCAGGTGCTGGGCCGGGTGATGAACTCGGTCTTCCTCGACAAGATCCACTACGACATGGAGCAGCTCCACCGGGTCAACAAGATCATCGCCTGGGCCGAGGAGCTTTACGGCAAGGATTTCCTCAAGGACGTCAACAAGCGGATCCAGCGCCGGGGCGCCCGCGGCGACCTCGCCGACCGGGGCCTGAAGAAGATCGAGGCCCTGCGGATCCGGCCCTCGCGCGACGTTGCCGAGCTCTTTCGCGAATGCTACCGCGACGCCGACCGGAAGCACTTGAGCACCTTCGAGAAGTTCCTGATCCGGTTCCTCGACGTCGACCCCGAGAGCGGCGTCGACTTCCTCTCCTATATCAGCTTCACCCCGGCCTACCTGGGCCGGCTCCTCGAGCTCGGATTCGAGGATGGAAGGCGCCATCACAATGAGTTGAAAGCTTTCTTGGAGGAGTAG
- a CDS encoding RluA family pseudouridine synthase: MKREKSEESGFRLRVPALEAPLRLDLFLIRHFPGTGRKYWREALAFPAKIDGRRAAKGQQVRGGEEIWLAEKPPIDAPVSANSDLELEILYEDEALFAVDKPAGLPSHPLKAREQGTLVNAVLARFPAQARLKPAREAGLVHRLDNETSGVLLFAKNPEALTGLRALSQAGKMRKVYLARVVGALKGRGKIEFPIAHDPKNAKRMRAARSPEESKAWKARPAITRYKSLEQDAGSSLLEVEIAVGARHQIRVHLAALGHPLLGDPLYGGPKAKRMALHALEVGFEHPFSGEKLTITAPLPRDFPRG, translated from the coding sequence GTGAAACGTGAAAAGTCGGAAGAGTCGGGCTTTCGGCTTCGCGTTCCGGCGCTCGAAGCGCCGCTTCGGCTGGATCTTTTCTTAATTCGGCATTTTCCCGGCACCGGGAGAAAGTACTGGCGCGAAGCTCTTGCCTTTCCAGCCAAGATCGACGGCCGGCGCGCCGCCAAGGGCCAGCAGGTGCGGGGCGGCGAGGAAATCTGGCTCGCCGAAAAGCCGCCGATTGACGCGCCGGTGTCGGCCAATTCCGATCTGGAGCTCGAAATTCTCTACGAAGACGAGGCCCTCTTCGCGGTCGACAAGCCGGCGGGCTTGCCCTCCCACCCGCTGAAAGCCCGGGAGCAAGGCACCCTGGTCAACGCGGTCCTGGCCCGCTTCCCGGCGCAGGCCAGGCTGAAGCCGGCGCGCGAGGCCGGCTTGGTCCACCGCCTCGACAACGAGACCAGCGGCGTCCTGCTCTTCGCCAAGAACCCCGAAGCCTTGACCGGGCTGCGGGCCCTGAGCCAGGCCGGCAAGATGCGGAAGGTCTACTTGGCCCGAGTGGTCGGGGCGCTGAAGGGCCGCGGCAAGATCGAATTTCCCATTGCCCACGATCCGAAGAACGCCAAGAGGATGCGGGCCGCCCGCAGCCCGGAGGAAAGCAAGGCCTGGAAAGCCCGGCCCGCGATCACCCGCTACAAAAGCCTGGAACAGGATGCCGGCTCCAGCCTCCTCGAAGTCGAGATCGCGGTCGGCGCCCGGCATCAGATTCGAGTGCACTTGGCGGCCCTTGGTCATCCGCTGCTTGGCGATCCGCTTTACGGCGGCCCGAAGGCGAAGCGAATGGCGCTGCATGCGCTCGAAGTCGGTTTCGAGCATCCCTTTTCCGGCGAAAAGCTCACGATCACGGCGCCGCTGCCGAGGGATTTTCCGCGGGGTTGA
- the gshB gene encoding glutathione synthase: MSRRRKQLKLLFIADPLERFDPVRETSLLLMREAAGRGHEIFATQPENLSARRRGLNAPIQKLKILGKAGAKDWHRILETKTRELRSFDAILLRKDPPFDQNYLHHLYLLDLLAREVYMMNHPRGILAGNEKILPLHFPELVPETLVSADFHALFDFAKRQKRGTVIKPLNSSGGRGVFLLRKPEAENFRVILEAATDNFSRHVVAQAFLPEVAKGDKRIVLLGGKSLGAFVRRPAKGEHRANLHAGGSAHKAKLEAGDRKILDTLQPMLRLMGLDFVGLDVIGDKLTEINVTSPMGLHEINATSGSRTETQVIDFIEEKI; this comes from the coding sequence ATGTCACGCCGCCGAAAGCAGCTCAAGCTCCTTTTCATCGCCGACCCCTTGGAGCGTTTCGACCCGGTGCGCGAAACCAGCCTGCTATTGATGCGCGAGGCCGCCGGTCGGGGCCATGAAATCTTCGCGACCCAACCCGAAAATCTGAGCGCCCGCCGCCGCGGCTTGAACGCGCCGATTCAAAAGCTGAAAATTCTCGGCAAGGCCGGCGCCAAGGACTGGCACCGGATCCTTGAAACCAAGACCCGCGAGCTCCGCTCCTTCGACGCGATCCTGCTGCGCAAAGACCCGCCTTTCGACCAAAATTACCTCCACCATCTCTACCTGCTGGACCTGCTCGCGCGCGAAGTTTACATGATGAACCATCCCCGCGGCATCCTGGCGGGCAACGAGAAGATCCTGCCGCTCCATTTCCCGGAGCTGGTGCCCGAAACCCTGGTCAGCGCCGACTTCCACGCTCTCTTCGACTTTGCCAAACGCCAAAAGCGGGGCACCGTCATCAAGCCGCTCAACAGCAGCGGCGGCCGCGGCGTTTTTCTGCTGCGCAAGCCCGAGGCCGAAAATTTCCGGGTGATCCTCGAAGCAGCCACCGACAACTTCAGCCGTCACGTCGTGGCCCAGGCCTTCCTGCCGGAAGTGGCCAAGGGCGACAAGCGCATCGTCTTGCTGGGCGGCAAATCCCTCGGCGCCTTCGTCCGCCGGCCGGCCAAGGGCGAGCATCGGGCCAACCTCCATGCCGGCGGATCGGCCCACAAGGCCAAGCTCGAGGCCGGCGACCGGAAAATTTTGGACACGCTTCAGCCCATGCTCCGCCTGATGGGCTTGGACTTCGTCGGGCTCGACGTGATCGGCGATAAGCTGACCGAAATCAACGTCACCTCGCCGATGGGGCTGCACGAAATCAACGCCACCTCGGGCTCCCGAACTGAAACGCAAGTTATTGATTTTATTGAAGAAAAAATATAG
- a CDS encoding RluA family pseudouridine synthase has product MESFKVSQSQDGLRLDQYLAKAKASSRKKAKQLIDEGRVFLGDRKVIIASWEVKAGETWSIRAPGDTAVPRRERYLKVHYEDKDLLVVEKPPGVACESTAQTLTSTLVDDINDYLRRAHPDIEHPYVGLMHRLDRETSGLMVYTLSREANVLSDQFKRHTIVRHYLALVDGRMAKAEGRIESAIVKDLAAKGKKMKSVKARKGAEGFAATEYRVLERYRDATLVEARLETGRTHQVRVHLASLGHPVIGDKLYGSKIAASRHLLHSAYLEFKHPLSGKKMVFRSKPPGDFKKLQEKFRSEAVGL; this is encoded by the coding sequence ATGGAATCCTTCAAAGTCTCCCAATCCCAAGACGGACTGCGGCTCGACCAATACCTGGCCAAGGCCAAGGCCTCCAGCCGCAAGAAAGCCAAGCAGCTCATCGACGAGGGCCGGGTCTTCTTGGGCGATCGCAAGGTCATCATCGCCTCCTGGGAGGTGAAAGCCGGCGAGACTTGGTCGATCCGCGCTCCCGGTGACACCGCGGTGCCGCGGCGCGAGCGCTATCTCAAGGTGCACTACGAGGACAAGGACCTGCTGGTCGTCGAGAAGCCGCCCGGCGTCGCCTGCGAAAGCACCGCCCAGACCCTGACCTCGACCCTGGTCGACGACATCAACGATTATCTCCGGCGGGCCCATCCCGACATCGAGCATCCCTACGTCGGCCTCATGCACCGGCTCGACCGCGAGACCAGCGGTCTGATGGTTTACACGCTGAGCCGCGAGGCCAACGTCCTCTCCGATCAATTCAAGCGCCACACGATTGTGCGTCATTACTTGGCCTTGGTCGACGGACGAATGGCCAAGGCCGAAGGGCGAATCGAGAGCGCCATCGTCAAGGATCTGGCGGCCAAGGGAAAGAAGATGAAGTCGGTCAAGGCCCGGAAGGGCGCCGAAGGCTTCGCCGCGACCGAGTACCGGGTGCTCGAGCGCTACCGCGACGCCACCTTGGTCGAGGCCCGGCTCGAAACCGGCCGAACCCATCAGGTCCGGGTTCACTTGGCGAGCCTGGGCCATCCGGTGATCGGCGACAAGCTCTACGGCAGCAAGATCGCCGCGTCGCGCCACCTTCTCCATTCGGCCTATTTGGAATTCAAGCACCCGCTGAGCGGGAAGAAGATGGTCTTCCGCTCCAAGCCGCCGGGCGATTTCAAGAAGCTGCAGGAAAAATTCCGGTCCGAGGCGGTGGGGTTGTAG
- a CDS encoding GSU2403 family nucleotidyltransferase fold protein: MEKLPLETQTLYAEFLERLTAAEAERSVGHLAGSFTTKIVKGGTYHYFQYSDPGGQLRQIYLGKESPALKRALAGFQKKRAETRLETKAFQRLAAQLRAGGALTSDGASARVLKALSDGGVFKLGGVLVGTHAFAVLGNLLGYRWEGAGLRTQDLDIAADPILPIAVPELASDVPKILESLAMGFLPVPPLHHSQPSTSFKVRGQALRVDLLTPGSLRQPKSWVPVPRWNAAAQALPYLDYLLEESLAGAVVDGGGILVNVPAPGRFALHKLITSQERAAAFQTKVEKDLRQAAQILQALAEERPGDVQLAWEALRERGRSWTGKAKKGLAAMRKYSGKSHSRIAALLK, translated from the coding sequence ATGGAAAAGCTACCTCTCGAAACTCAAACCCTTTATGCCGAATTCCTGGAGCGGCTTACCGCGGCCGAAGCCGAGCGCTCGGTCGGCCACCTCGCCGGCTCCTTCACCACCAAGATCGTCAAGGGCGGGACCTATCATTATTTCCAGTACTCCGATCCCGGCGGCCAGCTTCGCCAGATTTACCTGGGCAAGGAAAGCCCGGCGCTCAAGCGGGCCTTGGCCGGATTTCAAAAAAAACGGGCCGAGACCCGGCTAGAAACGAAAGCCTTCCAGCGCTTGGCCGCCCAGCTCCGCGCCGGCGGCGCTTTGACCAGCGACGGCGCCTCGGCCCGAGTCCTCAAGGCCCTTTCCGACGGCGGTGTCTTCAAGCTGGGCGGAGTCCTGGTCGGAACCCATGCCTTCGCGGTCCTGGGAAATTTGCTGGGCTATCGCTGGGAAGGCGCGGGGCTGCGAACTCAAGACCTTGACATCGCCGCCGACCCGATATTGCCGATCGCGGTGCCGGAGCTGGCTTCGGATGTGCCGAAAATTCTCGAAAGCCTGGCGATGGGCTTCCTTCCGGTACCGCCGCTCCATCATTCCCAGCCTTCGACTTCCTTCAAGGTCCGGGGCCAGGCCCTCCGAGTTGATCTGTTGACTCCGGGTTCGCTCCGCCAGCCCAAATCCTGGGTGCCGGTCCCGCGCTGGAATGCCGCCGCCCAAGCCCTGCCCTATCTCGATTACCTGCTGGAAGAGAGCTTGGCCGGAGCCGTCGTCGACGGCGGCGGCATTTTGGTGAATGTTCCGGCGCCCGGCCGTTTCGCCCTGCACAAGCTGATCACTTCACAAGAACGGGCCGCCGCCTTCCAGACCAAGGTGGAGAAGGATTTGCGCCAAGCCGCCCAAATTCTCCAAGCCTTGGCCGAGGAAAGGCCGGGCGATGTTCAGCTGGCCTGGGAAGCTTTGCGGGAACGAGGCCGCTCTTGGACCGGAAAAGCCAAGAAGGGTTTGGCGGCGATGCGGAAATATTCCGGAAAAAGCCATTCCCGAATCGCGGCCCTTCTCAAATAA